The Streptomyces sp. NBC_00483 genome contains the following window.
GCGCGAGGGGCGCGAAGGGCGCGAAGGGGAGGACGGTCGGCTGCTCGTCGAGACCTCCGACGGGGTGTGGTCGACGCGCGCCCTGATCAATGCGACGGGCACCTGGGACCGGCCGTTCTGGCCGCGTTATCCGGGGCAGGAGACCTTCCGCGGGCGGCAGTTGCACACCGCGCAGTACCAAGGACCCGAGGAGTTCGCAGGTCAGCGCGTCATGGTGGTGGGCGGCGGGGCCTCAGGGACGCAGCACCTGATGGAGATCGCTCCGGGCGCCGCCTCGACGACCTGGGTCACCCGCCGGCCGCCCGTCTTCCGCGAGGGCCCCTTCGGCGAGGAGGCGGGGCGGGCCGCCGTGGCGGCGGTCGAGGAGCGGGTACGTCAGGGGCTCGCGCCGCTGAGTGTGGTGTCGGTGACCGGGCTGCCGGTGAACGACGCGATCCGCGCGGCCCGCGCGAACGGTGTCCTCGACCGGCACCCCATGTTCGACCGGATCACGCCGACCGGTGTGGCCTGGGACGACGGGCGCGAGGCGGCGGCCGACGTGATCCTCTGGGCCACCGGGTTCCGTGCCTCCATCGAGCATCTGGCGCCGCTGAAGCTGCGCGAAGCGGGCGGCGGGATCCGGATGGAGGGCACGCGCGCGGCCCTCGATCCCCGCATCCACCTGGTCGGCTACGGCCCGTCGGCGAGCACGATCGGTGCGAACCGCGCGGGGCGGTCCGCGGTCCGGGACATTCAGCGGCTACTGGGGCGCAGGACGTCGGTCGCGGTGTGAGGCGACGCGGGTCGGCGCTCACCTGCCGGTTAAGCACCCAAGCCCCTCGGCACCGCGGTCCCCCGCCGGCACCCCGGTATCCCGGCACCAGGACGGGGCCCGTCAACCGTCCTTCTTGGCCTTCGCCTGGTTCTCGTTGAACTCCGCCACGTTCTTCTCCTGCTCGCCCAGGTCCGCGGTGAAGCGCGTGTCCCCCGGCTTGACCGTCACGAAGTACAGCCAGTCACCCGACGCCGGGCTGGTGGCCGCCTCCATCGCCTGCTCCCCCGGATTGCCGATCGGGGTGGGCGGCAGCCCCTTGCGCGCGTAGGTGTTGTACGGGTTGTTGATCTTCGTGTCGTCGTGGGTGGTGTCCAACGTGGAGCGGCCGAGCGCGTAGTTGATGGTGGAGTCCATCTGCAGCGGCATGTCGTGATCGAGCCGGTTGTATATGACGCGGGCGACCCTGTCCATGTCCTCCTTGTTGTCCGCCTCGGCCTGCACGATGCTCGCGATGATGACGCGCTGGTACGGGTTGACGGCGTTGCGCTCGGCGCCCGCGGTCGTTCCGCTACCGCTGCCGCTGCCGCCGCCGAACCTCTTGTTCGCCGTGTCGACCATGTACGCAAGGACCGACTGCGGGGTCGACTTGTCGTTCAAGGGATACGTCGCCGGGAAGAGGTAGCCCTCGGCGTTGCCACCCGCGTCGCCCGGAAGCTTGAGGTGGGCCTTGGGCGCGGCCTTCTTCGTGGTGCCGGCCGGGACGTCGAGCGCCTTGTCGACGGCCTCGTACACCTGGCCCGAACGCCAGCCCTCCGGGATGGTCAGAACCCGGTTCGACTCGTCCCCGCCCGCCAGGGCCAATGACACCGCGACGGCGGTTGCCGCCACGACGGCCCCGGTCACCGTCATGGCGACGCGTCCTCGGCGCGTGATTCGCGTCGTGCTCCGTCGCGGAGTCTCGGTCTGCATGCCGGAACGGTAACCCCTGCGTCAGAACATCCCTGACATATCTCTGCCCTCCTTGACTCCCTCACGGACTCTCTCCCCACTGTTCGCGCCGATGTCATGGCGGCCCGGGCACAACTCCCGTCACGCGGCCGCTTCCACGCGCGCGTCCCGCCGCACGAGCGCCGCGTAGCGGCCCTCCTGGCCGAGCAGTTCCTCGTGCGTGCCGCGCTCGGCTATTCGCCCGGAGTCCAGGACCACGATCTGCTCGGCGCCGCGGACCGTGGAGAGACGGTGCGCGATCGTGAGCGTCGTGCGGTTGGCCGAGAGCGCATCGATGGCTTCCTGTACGGCGTGCTCGGTGCGGGTGTCGAGCGCACTGGTCGCCTCGTCGAGGATGAGCACCGGCGGGTCCCGCAGAATGGTGCGGGCGATCGCCAGGCGCTGCTTCTCGCCTCCGGAGAAGCGGTGGCCGCGCTCGCCGACCACGGTGTCGTAGCCGTCCGGGAGAGCGGCTATGTGCTCGTGGATCTGGGCCGCGCGGGCCGCCGCATACAGCTCCTCGTCGGTCGCGTCGGGCTTGGCGAACCGCAGGTTCTCGGCCACCGAGGCATGAAACAGATACGTCTCCTGGGAGACCACGCCGATCGCGCGCGCGAGGGTGTCGAAGTCCAGGTCGCGGACGTCGACCCCGTCGAGCGTCACGCGCCCGCCCGTGACGTCGTAGAGCCGCGGCACCAGATAGCTGAGCGTGGACTTGCCGGAGCCGGTGGGGCCGACCACGGCGAGGCTGCCGCCTGCGGGGACGGTGAGGTCGATGCCGTCGAGGATCGCCTTCTGCCGCTCGTCGGCGGCATCGTCGGTGGCATAGCGGAACTCGACGTTCTCGAAGCGGACCTCGCCCTTGACGGTGTCGAGGCGGACCGGGTCCTCGCGCTCGGTGATGTCGACCGGCAGGTCCAGGTACTCGAAGATGCGCTGGAACAGGGCGAGCGAGGTCTGGATCTGGACGCCGGTCTGCAGCAGGCTCACGGTCGGCCGGAACAGGCCCTGCTGCAGCGAGACGAACGCGACGAGCGTGCCGATGGAGACGGTGGGGCCGCCGAAGTGCAGGGCGATGCCGGCCGCCCAGTAGATGACCGCGGGCATGGCGGCCATGACGATGCTGATGACGGCCATCCGCCAGCGCCCCGCCATGTTCGACCTGACCTCCAGGCCGACCAGTTCGTCCGACTCGTCGGCGAAGGACTTGGTGAGGGAGTCGGCTCGGCCCATGGTGCGGCCGAGCAGGATGCCGCTGACGGAGAGCGACTCGGTGACCGTGGCGGCCATCGCGGCCATCTGCTTCTGGCGCTGTGTGGCGATCTTCTTGCGCTCGCGGCCGACCCGGCGGCTGATCCACACGAAGATCGGCAGCAGGAGCAGGGAGACGATCGTCAGGCGCCAGTCCAGGGCGATCATCGCGATGACCGTGGCGACGACGCTCGTCAGGTTCGAGACGAGGGAGGTCGCGGTGGAGGTCACGGTCGCCTGCATGCCGCCGATGTCGTTGGCGATGCGGGACTGGACCTCGCCGGTGCGGGTCTTGGTGAAGAAGGCGAGGGACATGCTCTGCAGCCGGCCGTAGACGGCGGTGCGCAGATCGTGCATGACGCGCTGGCCGACCGTCGTCGAGATCAGCGTCTGCAGGACGCCGAAGACGCTCGTCACGACGGCGCTGACGATCATGCCGAGGGCGAGCAGGCTGAGCAGCCCGGTGCGACCCTGCGGGATGGCGACGTCGAGGATCTCCTTGAGCAGGAACGGTGTCGCGACCGTGACCAGCGAGGCGGCGCCGACGAGCAGCCCGACGAGGGCGAGGCGGCCGCGGTAGGGGCGGAACAGGGACAGGATGCGGCGGATCTGCCGCGGCTGCCCCGATGCGTCGGCATCGGGGGGCGGCGTCCAGCGGATTTCGTCGCGGGGCATGGGCCTCCTAGGCATAGAGGGAACTCGGCACGCGCCACTCATCGGGTACCGACGGGGCAGCAGTCGAGTTCGACTCGAGGAGCATAATGCATTGTTACCTCTATTCACAATGCACAAGGTCCTGCTAATGTTCCCGGCATGAAGACACCGGACGCCGACGGTTTCCTCGCCGAGCAGCTGCTGCGGCTGACCCGCCGCCTGCAGCGGATACAGCGGCGCCAGCTGGAGCCGGTCGGGATCACGCCCGCGCAGTCCCGGCTGCTGCGCACGCTGGTGCACTACGAGACGCCGCCGCGCATGGCCGATCTCGCGCAGCGCCTCGAGGTGGTCCCGCGCGCGGTGACGACGACGGTGGACGGCCTGGAGGCGGCCGATCTGGTGCGCCGTGCGCCGGATCCCACGAACCGCCGGGTGATCCGCATCGAGCTCACCGACAAGGGCCGGGCCGCCCTGCGGGAGCTGCGCAGCGCGCGCCGCGCGGCGGCAGAGGAGATCCTGGCACCGTTGGACAAAGAGCAGCGCGCGCAGCTGACGGTCTTGCTGAACGCGCTGTTCGAGCCCCCGCGCACACCGGAGTGCTGACCGCGCCGCAGCACTGACAGAGCCGGGGTACTGACATTGCCGGGGTACTGACAGCGCCGGAGTACTGATAGCGATCGAGGAGAGGCCATGCCGCTGCTGGAGCCGAAGCCGGAAGCCCTGCGCCCCGGAGCCCGTCCGTCGGGGCCTGCGCCCGACCGGGTCGCGGACCAGCAGTCCGGTGGCACGCCCGAGCCGTTGCGCTCGGAGCTGACGCGGCTGCTCGGCGCGGACAAGGTGCTCACCAAGATCTCGGACCTGGTGCGCTACGCGTCGGACGCCAGCCCGTACCGCTTCGTGCCGCAGGTCGTGGTGGTCGCCGAGGACATCGACGACGTGTCGGCGGTGCTCTCCTACGCGCACGGCAAGGGCCGCGAGGTCGTCTTCCGCGCGGCGGGCACGTCGCTGAACGGGCAGGCGCAGGGCGAGGACATCCTCGTGGACGTCCGCAGGTTCTGGGCGGGCATCGAGGTGCTCGGCGACGGTTCGCGCGCGCGGATCGGCCCCGGCACCACGATCGTGCGGGCGAACGCCACGCTTGCGCGGCACGGGCGCGTACTCGGCCCCGACCCGGCGAGCGCCATCGCCTGCACAGTG
Protein-coding sequences here:
- a CDS encoding NAD(P)-binding domain-containing protein, with amino-acid sequence MNDIGVRDAASADGPRRVDVVVIGAGQAGLSAAYHLRRVGFEPERDFVVLDHAPRPGGAWQFRWPSLTYGKVHGMHALPGMELTGADPARPSSEVISGYFTSYEEAFDLRVRRPVDVRSVREESEGREGREGREGREGEDGRLLVETSDGVWSTRALINATGTWDRPFWPRYPGQETFRGRQLHTAQYQGPEEFAGQRVMVVGGGASGTQHLMEIAPGAASTTWVTRRPPVFREGPFGEEAGRAAVAAVEERVRQGLAPLSVVSVTGLPVNDAIRAARANGVLDRHPMFDRITPTGVAWDDGREAAADVILWATGFRASIEHLAPLKLREAGGGIRMEGTRAALDPRIHLVGYGPSASTIGANRAGRSAVRDIQRLLGRRTSVAV
- the mltG gene encoding endolytic transglycosylase MltG; the protein is MQTETPRRSTTRITRRGRVAMTVTGAVVAATAVAVSLALAGGDESNRVLTIPEGWRSGQVYEAVDKALDVPAGTTKKAAPKAHLKLPGDAGGNAEGYLFPATYPLNDKSTPQSVLAYMVDTANKRFGGGSGSGSGTTAGAERNAVNPYQRVIIASIVQAEADNKEDMDRVARVIYNRLDHDMPLQMDSTINYALGRSTLDTTHDDTKINNPYNTYARKGLPPTPIGNPGEQAMEAATSPASGDWLYFVTVKPGDTRFTADLGEQEKNVAEFNENQAKAKKDG
- a CDS encoding ABC transporter ATP-binding protein, which codes for MPRDEIRWTPPPDADASGQPRQIRRILSLFRPYRGRLALVGLLVGAASLVTVATPFLLKEILDVAIPQGRTGLLSLLALGMIVSAVVTSVFGVLQTLISTTVGQRVMHDLRTAVYGRLQSMSLAFFTKTRTGEVQSRIANDIGGMQATVTSTATSLVSNLTSVVATVIAMIALDWRLTIVSLLLLPIFVWISRRVGRERKKIATQRQKQMAAMAATVTESLSVSGILLGRTMGRADSLTKSFADESDELVGLEVRSNMAGRWRMAVISIVMAAMPAVIYWAAGIALHFGGPTVSIGTLVAFVSLQQGLFRPTVSLLQTGVQIQTSLALFQRIFEYLDLPVDITEREDPVRLDTVKGEVRFENVEFRYATDDAADERQKAILDGIDLTVPAGGSLAVVGPTGSGKSTLSYLVPRLYDVTGGRVTLDGVDVRDLDFDTLARAIGVVSQETYLFHASVAENLRFAKPDATDEELYAAARAAQIHEHIAALPDGYDTVVGERGHRFSGGEKQRLAIARTILRDPPVLILDEATSALDTRTEHAVQEAIDALSANRTTLTIAHRLSTVRGAEQIVVLDSGRIAERGTHEELLGQEGRYAALVRRDARVEAAA
- a CDS encoding MarR family winged helix-turn-helix transcriptional regulator — translated: MKTPDADGFLAEQLLRLTRRLQRIQRRQLEPVGITPAQSRLLRTLVHYETPPRMADLAQRLEVVPRAVTTTVDGLEAADLVRRAPDPTNRRVIRIELTDKGRAALRELRSARRAAAEEILAPLDKEQRAQLTVLLNALFEPPRTPEC